Proteins encoded within one genomic window of Halocatena marina:
- a CDS encoding redox-regulated ATPase YchF, producing the protein MVSLSLSLALAGKPNAGKSTFFRAATLADVETGNYPFTTIDPNRGVSHVRTECPCLAREERCDSDNCHDGIRFVPVELLDVAGLVPGAHEGRGLGNQFLDALSNADCVINVVDASGATNAEGEPVPTDSYDPVQDVDFIQQEMDLWLAGIVDRNWETVERQSRSPNFDLEDALTELLTGFGASEPKVASTLRAVDYSDDPLSWDSDDRERLARELRARTKPIIVAANKADTASTENIERLRETGSRVTPTTAEGEFALQQAMNAGVIEYDSGDPDFTVVGDLTDEQERGLERIRTVMSDWGGTGVQETLNTAVYDLLDHITAYPVQNETKWTDGQGVVLPDAFLLPRGSTPKDLAYAVHSDIGDGYLHAVDARSGRRVSDEYELEEGDVIKIVSTAT; encoded by the coding sequence ATGGTTTCACTCTCCCTCTCGCTTGCCCTTGCCGGAAAGCCCAATGCCGGGAAGTCCACGTTCTTTCGTGCGGCGACGCTCGCAGATGTCGAAACCGGTAACTACCCATTCACAACGATCGATCCGAATAGAGGTGTGAGTCACGTCCGCACGGAATGTCCTTGTCTTGCACGTGAAGAGCGCTGTGACAGCGACAACTGCCACGACGGCATTCGCTTTGTTCCAGTCGAACTGCTCGATGTAGCGGGACTCGTCCCCGGTGCGCACGAGGGTCGAGGTCTCGGTAATCAGTTCCTCGACGCTCTCTCGAACGCCGATTGTGTCATCAACGTTGTCGACGCCAGTGGTGCGACGAATGCCGAGGGTGAACCGGTCCCAACTGATTCGTACGACCCCGTTCAGGACGTGGATTTCATCCAACAGGAGATGGACCTCTGGCTCGCGGGAATCGTTGATCGAAACTGGGAAACCGTCGAACGTCAGTCCCGATCGCCCAACTTCGACCTCGAAGACGCGCTGACAGAGCTACTGACCGGCTTCGGCGCGAGCGAGCCGAAAGTCGCATCAACGCTTCGTGCGGTCGACTATTCTGACGATCCACTCTCGTGGGACAGCGACGATCGTGAACGACTGGCGCGTGAGCTACGCGCCCGCACAAAGCCCATCATCGTCGCTGCCAACAAAGCAGACACCGCCTCAACAGAGAACATCGAACGACTCCGCGAGACAGGAAGCCGCGTGACTCCGACCACAGCAGAGGGTGAGTTTGCTCTCCAACAGGCCATGAACGCGGGCGTCATCGAGTACGATTCTGGCGATCCAGATTTCACCGTCGTCGGTGATCTTACGGACGAACAAGAACGCGGATTGGAACGGATTCGTACCGTGATGAGCGACTGGGGTGGAACCGGCGTTCAGGAAACGTTGAACACGGCCGTCTACGATCTTCTCGATCATATCACCGCTTATCCTGTTCAAAACGAGACGAAGTGGACCGACGGGCAGGGAGTTGTTCTTCCTGATGCCTTCCTCCTCCCGCGTGGGTCGACCCCGAAGGATCTCGCATACGCCGTCCACTCCGATATTGGGGACGGCTACCTCCACGCGGTCGATGCACGTTCTGGACGACGCGTAAGCGATGAGTACGAACTTGAAGAAGGAGACGTGATCAAGATCGTTAGCACGGCTACGTGA
- a CDS encoding PQQ-binding-like beta-propeller repeat protein: protein MQQSSMELSRRSFLTNTAVGLAGLGALGHGSVRTAAASNQSTPVQGEWPQYRAGPAHSARLTDDTGPTGDIEQAWSTSHDRIHDGVAVIDQTVYVGGKELIAVNAQNGQTRWSFEPAPPEIEDPGEPLIPDVDSPAVLDGTVYASVGFGPYDGGTYDAALIAVDANTGKRRWRFDTDDASSLRMAPVTVTDDTIVTSIPRGYNDRTVTAFTTDGEIRWQTPIDDMFSGALPVTDGRVYVPSAAGVQALDLETGETVWTALPRVKFDPAATPIVSDGTLFVAEEGEPGVTLIALDAATGAEYWRTAYAPDTYPNLRIGSADEKQVYIHVNGIDADVIALDRTDGGERWRAHVEQRDVPTDGFARVGELLYAGASAIDPTDGTIVWERQLPVTGYGWRLSAVTGGQAYLSGAELVVFSGTGHP from the coding sequence ATGCAACAGTCCTCGATGGAACTCAGTCGTCGATCGTTCCTCACGAACACCGCTGTCGGTTTGGCTGGCCTTGGGGCGCTCGGTCACGGATCGGTCCGCACAGCCGCTGCCTCGAATCAGTCGACCCCTGTGCAGGGTGAATGGCCACAGTACAGGGCAGGCCCGGCTCACTCAGCCCGGCTCACCGATGACACTGGACCCACAGGAGACATCGAACAGGCGTGGTCAACGAGTCACGATCGCATTCATGATGGAGTAGCGGTCATCGACCAGACGGTCTACGTTGGTGGGAAAGAGCTGATTGCGGTGAACGCACAGAACGGTCAGACTCGTTGGTCATTCGAGCCAGCACCCCCGGAAATCGAGGATCCCGGAGAACCACTGATCCCCGATGTCGATTCGCCAGCCGTACTGGATGGAACGGTCTATGCGAGCGTTGGGTTTGGTCCCTACGACGGAGGGACGTACGACGCCGCGCTCATCGCGGTCGATGCGAACACCGGGAAGCGCCGCTGGCGGTTCGATACCGATGACGCATCTTCATTACGAATGGCTCCGGTCACGGTCACAGACGATACCATCGTGACGAGTATTCCCCGAGGGTACAATGACAGGACTGTAACCGCATTCACCACTGATGGGGAGATTCGCTGGCAGACACCGATCGACGATATGTTTTCAGGCGCTCTCCCTGTCACCGATGGACGAGTGTACGTTCCCAGCGCGGCAGGCGTTCAGGCGCTCGATCTAGAGACCGGTGAGACCGTCTGGACAGCACTCCCAAGGGTCAAATTCGATCCCGCAGCCACTCCGATCGTTTCTGACGGAACACTGTTCGTAGCTGAAGAGGGCGAACCGGGCGTAACGCTCATCGCGCTTGATGCGGCAACCGGTGCGGAGTACTGGCGCACCGCTTATGCGCCGGACACGTACCCCAACCTGAGGATCGGATCGGCGGACGAGAAACAGGTGTACATTCACGTGAACGGGATCGACGCCGACGTCATCGCGCTTGATCGAACAGATGGGGGTGAGCGCTGGCGAGCACACGTCGAGCAGCGGGACGTACCAACAGATGGCTTCGCACGGGTTGGTGAGCTTCTCTACGCCGGTGCGTCTGCTATCGATCCCACTGACGGTACGATCGTCTGGGAGCGACAGCTACCCGTTACGGGCTATGGGTGGCGTCTGAGTGCTGTCACCGGCGGACAGGCCTATCTCAGTGGTGCGGAACTCGTCGTCTTCTCCGGTACTGGACACCCGTAG
- a CDS encoding HPP family protein → MNRRRVGTSLYAGFLFTVLGLVAWASGQPFIFPSLGPSAFILSFQRRVERTRRTIVGSHVIGGCAGLLAYSLLATDATIVATSPAFSADGLRLAASGVVSIVLTSWGMIATHTNHAPACATTLIVSLGLLSTPVQVAIIVISVIVLVEVHSVVLSLFKWTVGDSHPVYRDS, encoded by the coding sequence ATGAACCGTCGTCGTGTTGGGACGAGTCTCTACGCTGGATTTCTGTTCACAGTTCTCGGTCTCGTTGCGTGGGCAAGCGGGCAGCCGTTTATTTTTCCGAGTCTCGGGCCGTCTGCGTTCATTCTCTCGTTTCAACGCCGAGTTGAGCGAACTCGGCGGACGATCGTTGGAAGCCACGTCATCGGTGGCTGTGCTGGTCTCCTCGCGTACTCCTTACTCGCCACTGATGCTACGATTGTTGCGACATCTCCTGCATTCTCTGCAGACGGCCTCCGTCTCGCTGCAAGCGGTGTCGTATCGATTGTACTGACGAGCTGGGGAATGATTGCTACCCACACAAACCACGCACCGGCGTGTGCGACGACGCTCATCGTCTCTCTTGGATTGCTTTCGACGCCGGTTCAGGTCGCAATCATTGTGATAAGCGTCATCGTCCTTGTTGAAGTCCACTCTGTCGTGCTGTCTCTGTTCAAATGGACGGTCGGTGACAGCCACCCTGTGTACCGCGACTCGTGA
- a CDS encoding DUF5800 family protein has protein sequence MTALSFDEQGVDVVYEGTEFRLERQLIENAIEKSYPSITDHEVLKIIEESPTLEGEPRRIEDIVR, from the coding sequence ATGACTGCCTTATCATTCGACGAACAAGGTGTCGATGTCGTCTACGAGGGAACTGAATTCCGCCTCGAACGACAGCTCATTGAGAACGCGATCGAAAAATCGTATCCATCAATTACAGATCACGAAGTGCTGAAAATCATCGAGGAGAGTCCGACGCTTGAGGGCGAACCCCGCCGCATCGAAGATATCGTGCGCTGA
- a CDS encoding CaiB/BaiF CoA-transferase family protein: protein MRLDGVRVLDLTRLLPGPYATQLLADAGADVIKIEDTDSGDYARYMPPVTDSGVGAVFDGVNRGKRSVALDLKTDGGRDAFYRLLDDADVVFEGFRPGVAERLGIDYDSVREHKSSIVYCSLSGYGQSGPLAERAGHDLNYVGRAGLLDMTREDESSKPQVPGYPVADMAGGLFAAFAIVGALCSRELGNSDGEYIDVAMTDVALSFSQVIAPQALAGKNPRPGATPLTGDFPWYDTYETADGAYVTLAALEPKFWQAFCETVEREDLVSEHMNTDPATMQALREELESIFRERTREEWENVGDGATVDGVYTPKEAVEAAQFNERGIIRRDVDQAPRIGFPAVIDTPEPDESIPAHGEHTDDVLRSVGYDQRILEQLRETGAIN from the coding sequence ATGCGACTCGACGGCGTTCGTGTGTTAGATCTCACACGCCTCCTTCCGGGACCGTATGCGACACAGCTACTCGCCGATGCGGGCGCAGACGTGATCAAAATAGAGGACACCGACAGCGGTGATTACGCGCGCTATATGCCGCCCGTGACCGACAGTGGTGTCGGAGCGGTGTTCGACGGCGTCAACCGAGGCAAGCGAAGCGTTGCGCTCGATCTCAAAACGGACGGCGGACGGGACGCGTTCTATCGCCTGCTTGACGATGCGGATGTGGTGTTCGAAGGCTTCCGGCCAGGTGTCGCCGAACGGCTTGGGATCGATTACGACAGCGTCCGTGAACACAAGTCGTCAATCGTCTACTGTTCGCTGTCGGGATACGGTCAAAGCGGTCCGCTCGCCGAACGCGCAGGACACGATCTTAACTACGTCGGACGGGCAGGACTGCTTGATATGACCCGCGAGGACGAGTCTTCGAAACCGCAGGTCCCCGGCTACCCAGTAGCGGATATGGCTGGAGGATTGTTCGCGGCGTTCGCTATCGTTGGTGCGCTTTGTTCGCGGGAACTCGGTAATAGTGACGGTGAGTACATCGATGTGGCAATGACGGATGTTGCCCTGTCGTTCTCACAAGTAATCGCACCCCAAGCGCTTGCCGGTAAAAACCCACGACCCGGCGCAACGCCGCTTACAGGCGACTTTCCGTGGTACGATACGTACGAAACTGCTGACGGGGCGTATGTCACACTCGCCGCGCTCGAACCAAAGTTCTGGCAAGCTTTCTGTGAGACCGTAGAACGCGAGGATCTCGTCTCAGAGCACATGAACACCGATCCGGCAACGATGCAGGCGCTCAGAGAAGAACTCGAATCGATATTCAGAGAGCGAACGCGCGAAGAATGGGAAAACGTTGGCGACGGCGCAACCGTCGACGGCGTTTACACACCAAAAGAGGCAGTCGAGGCGGCGCAGTTCAACGAACGAGGAATAATACGACGTGATGTGGATCAGGCACCACGGATTGGATTTCCAGCCGTGATCGATACACCCGAACCAGACGAATCGATTCCAGCACACGGCGAGCACACAGATGATGTCCTCCGATCGGTCGGCTACGATCAGCGAATACTCGAACAACTGCGCGAAACGGGCGCAATCAACTGA
- a CDS encoding ribonucleotide-diphosphate reductase subunit beta, whose protein sequence is MSQVLQSDFTGQRVDTGSKWYQLFQKGVELGTWNVEKLFDEIGFEQDRESWKSLSQDERDQIRYLLSGFLDGEREVAGDAATNLQRIMGAPCLDSNTEKEMYMTMLTLTEHKHTQFLDIYMQEVMDDRDNYNDLDPRRGTRIPVVQATGLGEVFEHQGLLTAKAASTLDPVDIAKAAANYHLNVEGILARVGASAISRFPQRANLPLLNYAFKFISTDEGRHITHGVELLKELIAKERAGKPQFQGVEKGIVDTLYADVPYMADFGYMFTDALDDPLGLDFNEVLLRGGNLIDGMYNETLGLDVDYMQVISVVRDRYVEIEEWDLQKRIDEREQHYQRKRPVATDGGN, encoded by the coding sequence ATGTCACAGGTTCTCCAATCAGATTTCACAGGACAGCGGGTAGATACCGGGAGCAAGTGGTATCAGCTGTTCCAGAAGGGAGTTGAACTCGGGACGTGGAACGTCGAGAAGCTGTTCGATGAGATCGGATTCGAACAAGATCGGGAGTCGTGGAAATCGCTTTCACAGGACGAACGGGATCAGATACGATATCTCCTCTCGGGTTTTCTCGACGGCGAGCGAGAAGTTGCCGGGGACGCTGCGACGAATCTCCAGCGCATTATGGGCGCACCGTGTCTGGACTCGAACACGGAAAAGGAGATGTACATGACAATGCTCACGCTCACCGAGCACAAGCACACGCAGTTTCTCGACATCTACATGCAGGAGGTGATGGACGACCGAGACAACTACAACGACCTCGATCCACGGCGCGGAACACGCATTCCGGTGGTGCAGGCGACCGGTCTGGGTGAGGTGTTCGAGCATCAAGGACTATTGACAGCGAAGGCCGCGAGCACGCTCGATCCCGTCGATATCGCCAAGGCGGCAGCGAACTACCACCTGAACGTCGAGGGGATTCTTGCGCGCGTCGGGGCAAGCGCGATCAGCCGATTCCCCCAACGAGCGAATCTCCCGCTGTTGAACTACGCCTTCAAATTCATCAGCACCGATGAAGGTCGTCACATCACCCACGGCGTCGAACTCCTCAAAGAACTCATTGCGAAGGAGCGAGCTGGGAAACCACAGTTTCAGGGCGTCGAGAAGGGCATCGTCGACACGCTGTATGCGGATGTGCCGTACATGGCTGACTTTGGCTATATGTTTACTGACGCACTGGATGACCCGCTCGGTCTCGATTTCAACGAGGTCCTATTACGCGGTGGCAACCTCATCGACGGGATGTACAACGAAACGCTCGGACTCGATGTTGACTACATGCAAGTCATCAGCGTCGTCCGTGACCGCTACGTAGAAATCGAAGAGTGGGACTTACAGAAACGAATCGACGAACGAGAACAGCACTACCAGCGAAAGCGTCCTGTTGCAACCGACGGAGGAAACTGA
- a CDS encoding 2Fe-2S iron-sulfur cluster-binding protein has translation MSTEYDVTIEFDGDTTTVSVDENEYILDAGHEAGLDLPFSCRNGNCTSCVAELLDGEIDQSDGMALESDQREDGYALLCSSYPQADCHIRAGDAIQQELLGLDLF, from the coding sequence GTGAGCACGGAATACGACGTCACCATCGAGTTCGACGGTGACACGACGACAGTATCAGTCGACGAGAACGAGTACATTCTTGATGCGGGCCACGAGGCGGGACTCGATCTTCCGTTTTCCTGTCGAAACGGAAACTGCACTAGCTGTGTTGCCGAGCTACTCGACGGAGAAATCGACCAGAGCGACGGGATGGCGCTTGAATCTGATCAGCGAGAAGACGGCTACGCACTGCTGTGCAGTTCGTACCCGCAAGCAGACTGTCACATCAGGGCCGGTGATGCAATTCAGCAGGAACTGCTCGGGCTGGATTTGTTTTGA
- a CDS encoding polymer-forming cytoskeletal protein yields MSIRGDTLDRLVIPDETTVEEHDLVTDGDIIIGGQSTVEFGVRGRSVIAGERTVFGGSIESTDDCRLDMWCDVHGNVLVGADAYIGERARIGGQLVVSGDLDIGDEVDIEKGFEASGWIIIRNPMPTIVFLFLYLSHLLRLGEEEAAAEVANEFLGEQDDALVIPRGSHVSDDMWRVSTPGVIGNGCRLHGNIRAASLTVGEDNDVFGSLRTKRCITIGKGTRIHGDVTTRHGTVTVAEGAEVLGDISCGDLDLHDRATIDGAIRASGEMSITNDSIHETM; encoded by the coding sequence GTGTCGATTCGCGGTGATACGCTTGACCGGCTCGTCATTCCAGATGAAACGACGGTCGAAGAACACGATCTCGTGACCGATGGAGACATCATCATCGGTGGGCAGAGTACGGTCGAGTTCGGGGTGCGCGGACGCAGCGTTATCGCCGGTGAGCGCACCGTATTCGGTGGTTCTATCGAGTCGACAGATGACTGTCGGCTCGATATGTGGTGTGATGTTCACGGAAACGTTCTCGTGGGTGCAGACGCCTACATCGGAGAGCGGGCGCGCATCGGGGGCCAACTCGTTGTTTCCGGTGACCTCGATATCGGCGATGAAGTAGACATCGAAAAAGGCTTCGAGGCGAGTGGTTGGATCATTATCCGGAATCCGATGCCAACCATCGTCTTCCTGTTCCTGTATCTCTCGCATTTGTTGCGGCTCGGTGAGGAGGAAGCGGCTGCAGAGGTTGCAAACGAGTTCTTGGGCGAACAAGATGACGCACTCGTTATTCCTCGTGGCTCACACGTGAGCGACGATATGTGGCGCGTCTCGACCCCGGGTGTTATCGGCAACGGCTGTCGGTTACACGGGAATATCAGAGCGGCATCGCTCACTGTCGGTGAGGACAACGACGTGTTCGGGAGCCTCAGAACGAAACGCTGTATCACGATCGGGAAAGGGACCCGTATTCACGGCGACGTAACCACACGGCACGGCACGGTCACCGTCGCCGAAGGCGCGGAGGTGCTCGGCGATATCTCCTGTGGTGATCTCGATCTGCACGATAGAGCGACCATTGACGGCGCGATCCGTGCGAGCGGCGAGATGTCGATTACGAACGATTCCATCCACGAAACCATGTAA